In the genome of Triplophysa rosa unplaced genomic scaffold, Trosa_1v2 scaffold29_ERROPOS3643519, whole genome shotgun sequence, one region contains:
- the LOC130550365 gene encoding G-protein coupled receptor 22 produces the protein MVSMETDGSITGGHGLSLLQAEDSVGAGLTQQEGAWLGFRATVSAVLLLELLLGVGGNLTVLVLYCGHCSLLESVSHAVTLSLHTLDLLLCLLCLPITATILILGGASVPHHALLCCLHESAASFASVGTALNLLLISLDRYDISVRPANRLLTPRRATVLLVGVWVVSLAVPLLPFVESGFVSEQGEGVFVHSNSTVLCSEWGGTLQAHLLLQVPVFLCSLAVMLFTYSRILQALRIRIGRTPRPKRDSKRPVHRLWLRRKRSTRSPDHVTRNTPTSPPPLSTGPLITSDAVTTVTINTETNTPSLTTPLSPTPTISVITSPLSPTPTASIVTTPLSPTASVSVLTSPLIPSPATPTVTTPLSPTPTVSTVTAQVSPAPAHGPPSMGVGASVSAILALRRAVRRHRDRRERQRRVFRMSVIIILSFLLCWAPLSIMPLLMLAIGPSDWLERLRLCFLVLAYWTVVLHPLLYAFTRQKLRKVLHTRLRRLRPQNAQTRIRTNTRIRRKHKTDCSDATDRCLTEAVRE, from the coding sequence ATGGTGTCCATGGAAACAGATGGCAGCATTACTGGGGGTCATGGTCTGTCCCTCCTACAGGCAGAAGATAGTGTGGGGGCCGGACTCACACAGCAGGAGGGGGCGTGGCTTGGCTTCCGGGCTACAGTGAGTGCGGTGTTGCTGCTGGAGCTCCTCCTGGGAGTGGGCGGTAACCTGACAGTGCTGGTATTATACTGTGGCCACTGCAGTCTGCTGGAATCTGTCAGTCATGCAGTCACACTCAGTCTACATACCCTTGACCTGCTGCTCTGTCTTCTCTGCCTGCCGATTACTGCCACCATACTCATACTGGGCGGAGCCTCGGTTCCTCACCACGCCCTGCTCTGCTGCCTTCATGAATCGGCAGCCAGCTTCGCCAGCGTGGGCACTGCACTTAACCTGTTGCTCATCAGCTTAGATCGATATGACATCAGCGTGAGGCCTGCCAATCGATTGCTGACACCAAGAAGGGCAACCGTTTTGCTGGTTGGAGTGTGGGTGGTTTCTTTGGCCGTGCCACTCTTACCGTTCGTGGAGTCGGGGTTTGTGTCAGAGCAAGGTGAGGGAGTGTTCGTGCACTCCAACAGCACTGTGCTTTGTTCGGAGTGGGGAGGAACTCTGCAGGCTCATCTGTTACTCCAGGTACCAGTGTTCCTTTGCTCTCTAGCTGTGATGCTGTTTACATACTCACGGATTCTGCAGGCACTGCGCATTCGTATTGGACGCACACCCAGACCCAAGCGAGACAGCAAAAGGCCTGTCCATCGCCTTTGGTTGCGGCGTAAAAGGTCAACAAGGTCACCCGATCACGTGACGAGAAACACACCCACGTCCCCGCCGCCACTCTCTACCGGGCCACTTATCACCTCAGATGCAGTTACCACGGTAACCATCAACACTGAGACAAATACTCCCTCCCTTACAACCCCCCTTAGCCCCACCCCTACCATATCGGTGATAACCTCACCTTTAAGTCCCACACCCACTGCTTCCATAGTAACCACACCTTTGAGTCCCACAGCCTCCGTGTCTGTTCTAACTAGTCCCCTCATCCCCTCTCCCGCCACACCAACAGTTACCACACCTTTGAGCCCCACGCCCACTGTGTCCACAGTAACCGCACAGGTGAGTCCCGCCCCAGCCCATGGTCCACCTAGTATGGGTGTGGGCGCCTCTGTATCAGCCATCTTGGCTCTGCGTCGAGCAGTTCGCCGCCACAGAGACCGGCGGGAACGACAAAGGCGAGTCTTTCGTATGTCTGTCATAATcatcctctcttttcttctgTGCTGGGCGCCCCTCTCTATCATGCCCCTCCTTATGCTGGCTATCGGGccctctgattggctggaacgTCTAAGACTCTGCTTCCTGGTGCTTGCTTATTGGACGGTCGTGCTACATCCACTGCTGTATGCGTTCACACGGCAAAAACTGCGGAAAGTTCTGCACACCCGCTTGCGCAGACTTCGTCCACAGAACGCGCAGACTCGCATTCGAACCAATACCAGGATTCGTCGCAAACACAAGACAGATTGCAGCGACGCTACGGACCGTTGCCTGACGGAGGCTGTTAGAGAATGA